One Drosophila kikkawai strain 14028-0561.14 chromosome 3L, DkikHiC1v2, whole genome shotgun sequence genomic window carries:
- the Ir67a gene encoding uncharacterized protein Ir67a, with amino-acid sequence MWPLLVPVLLLANETSSWLQPILDSIYRDKPYETILLLRHSRDLRNDISGLEGISLPILNFNEQMDFPLRSTYNKEMVALIWQTGNPKFDSDLWQALDRNLLNMRKVRLLLCRRWEEKPTDEFADTTENLRFLDVAVIGQENRIYHLQPYAPKRWLEVNPTKETIFTPIRNYRGKYILTIPDQFSPRSIVSRNPETGKLEMTGYVYKLILEFTRIYNFTFRWVKDIVPGEQLNLFLLRNMTLNGTIDMPISLCGFEMPSELGVFSSIYDLGLWLVMVPCAQDIRTADVYVVMVSGQFLLVLLIFYYIFTFLDLCFGTLLLRKRVDWSSFVLNERMISGIIGQSFNMRARNTLSSRVTNASLFLLGLVLSTLYAAHLKTLLTKRPKARQISNFQELRDSPVSVYFDEAERFYLTSFDWERPVTAIRDKIQFVNTRDFHDIRSSLNRSQSFSVLDTEWLIMAKRQEFFEQPVYCFLPEMAIIRASVLLSLPMQANSIYEYPMNELIHRAQDAGLLDFWKQETLRKMISLGMISQKNPFPYVAFREFKVADLTWIWLLLFSLLALAFFVFLCEHLVYWFTGRGH; translated from the coding sequence ATGTGGCCGCTACTAGTTCCGGTTTTACTCCTGGCTAACGAGACCAGCAGCTGGCTGCAGCCCATCCTGGACAGTATCTACAGGGATAAGCCTTACGAAACTATACTCCTGCTGAGGCATAGTCGTGACCTTCGGAATGATATATCTGGATTGGAGGGGATTTCCCTGCCTATCTTAAACTTCAATGAGCAGATGGACTTTCCCTTGAGGAGCACCTACAACAAGGAAATGGTGGCTTTGATCTGGCAAACAGGAAACCCAAAGTTTGACTCTGATTTGTGGCAGGCTCTCGACCGGAATCTGCTGAATATGAGGAAGGTCAGGTTGCTGCTCTGCCGGAGATGGGAAGAAAAGCCAACCGATGAGTTTGCTGATACAACTGAGAACCTAAGATTCCTGGATGTAGCAGTAATCGGTCAAGAAAATAGGATATATCATTTACAGCCTTATGCACCAAAACGTTGGCTGGAGGTTAATCCAACCAAAGAAACTATTTTTACACCAATTCGGAACTACCGTGGCAAATATATTCTAACTATTCCCGATCAGTTTTCTCCTCGCTCCATAGTCTCTCGGAATCCGGAGACCGGAAAACTAGAGATGACAGGTTATGTCTACAAGTTAATCTTAGAATTCACCCGGATCTACAACTTCACCTTCCGTTGGGTAAAGGACATTGTGCCAGGTGAGCAGCTAAACCTCTTCCTACTTCGGAATATGACTCTCAATGGCACTATAGACATGCCCATTAGCCTGTGTGGCTTTGAGATGCCCTCTGAGCTTGGGGTTTTTTCGAGCATTTATGATTTGGGGCTGTGGCTTGTGATGGTTCCATGTGCCCAGGATATACGCACCGCTGATGTGTATGTGGTCATGGTCAGTGGACAATTCCTGTTGGTCCTGCTGATTTTCTACTACATCTTTACGTTTCTGGACCTGTGTTTTGGAACTCTGCTTCTCCGAAAACGAGTGGACTGGTCTAGTTTTGTGCTAAACGAGCGCATGATATCAGGAATTATAGGTCAATCCTTCAACATGAGAGCCAGGAATACCCTAAGCTCGAGGGTCACGAATGCCAGTCTGTTCCTGCTGGGACTAGTGCTGAGCACACTTTACGCGGCTCACTTAAAGACTCTGTTAACCAAGCGCCCCAAGGCCCGGCAGATCTCCAACTTTCAGGAACTGAGGGATTCTCCAGTTAGTGTATACTTTGATGAGGCCGAACGTTTCTATCTAACCTCCTTTGATTGGGAGCGACCCGTTACTGCGATACGGGACAAAATTCAGTTTGTAAACACCAGGGATTTTCATGATATAAGGAGCAGCCTAAACAGATCCCAGTCTTTCTCCGTCTTGGACACAGAGTGGCTAATAATGGCCAAGCGGCAGGAGTTTTTCGAGCAGCCGGTATACTGCTTTCTTCCGGAAATGGCAATCATCCGAGCCAGTGTCTTGCTATCCCTGCCCATGCAGGCCAACTCCATTTATGAATATCCTATGAACGAGCTTATACATCGCGCTCAGGATGCAGGTTTGCTGGATTTTTGGAAGCAGGAAACCCTTCGAAAGATGATCAGTCTGGGAATGATTTCCCAAAAGAATCCTTTTCCCTATGTGGCATTTCGAGAATTTAAGGTTGCTGATCTCACCTGGATATGGTTGTTGCTGTTCAGCCTTTTAGCTTTggcgttttttgtttttctttgcgAACATTTGGTTTATTGGTTTACTGGGAGAGGTCATTAA